In Streptomyces durocortorensis, a genomic segment contains:
- a CDS encoding carbohydrate ABC transporter permease: MTALAAPPTAPEAGRPPQDPPPGGRGRRRGRKGGAGRTMKGGWLSYLILGFALLISAFPFYWTIVTASRSNADMAKVPPSLLPGPNLIRNFEQVLEEADIGKALLNSLIVSSSITIGTVLCCTLAGFAFAKLKFKGRGALLTLTIGTMMIPPQLGVIPLFMLIAKLEWVNQLQAVILPGLVSAFGVFFMRQYLVQSLPDELIEAARVDGASTARIFWSIVIPIARPGMAVLGMLTFMTAWNDFFWPIIALSSQEPTVQVALRQLGGGYVNDQSVIMAGTLLGTLPVLLVFGLLGRQIVGGIMQGAVKG; encoded by the coding sequence ATGACCGCGCTCGCCGCACCGCCGACCGCCCCGGAAGCGGGCCGCCCGCCGCAGGACCCGCCGCCCGGTGGGCGGGGACGCAGGCGGGGACGTAAGGGAGGCGCGGGCCGCACGATGAAGGGCGGCTGGCTCTCCTACCTCATCCTCGGCTTCGCCCTCCTGATCTCGGCGTTCCCCTTCTACTGGACGATCGTCACGGCCAGCCGCTCCAACGCCGACATGGCGAAGGTGCCGCCGAGCCTGCTGCCCGGCCCGAACCTGATCAGGAACTTCGAGCAGGTCCTCGAAGAGGCGGACATCGGCAAGGCGCTGCTGAACTCGCTGATCGTGTCGAGTTCGATCACCATCGGCACGGTGCTGTGCTGCACACTGGCCGGATTCGCCTTCGCCAAGCTGAAGTTCAAGGGCCGGGGCGCGCTGCTGACGCTGACGATCGGGACGATGATGATCCCGCCGCAGCTGGGCGTGATCCCCCTCTTCATGCTGATCGCGAAGCTGGAGTGGGTGAACCAGCTCCAGGCGGTGATCCTGCCGGGCCTGGTCTCGGCGTTCGGGGTCTTCTTCATGCGCCAGTACCTGGTGCAGTCGCTGCCGGACGAGCTGATCGAGGCAGCGCGGGTGGACGGAGCCTCGACGGCCCGGATCTTCTGGTCGATCGTGATCCCGATCGCGCGGCCGGGGATGGCGGTGCTCGGGATGCTCACGTTCATGACGGCGTGGAACGACTTCTTCTGGCCGATCATCGCGCTGTCCTCACAGGAGCCGACGGTGCAGGTCGCGCTGCGGCAGCTCGGCGGCGGTTACGTCAACGACCAGTCGGTGATCATGGCAGGCACGCTGCTGGGCACGCTGCCGGTGCTGCTGGTGTTCGGCCTGCTGGGCCGACAGATCGTGGGCGGGATCATGCAGGGCGCGGTGAAGGGCTGA
- a CDS encoding carbohydrate ABC transporter permease has translation MSLTATAKAGPPSPAGTGPGPDDGRAATLRRTWRKASPYAYIAPFFTLFLAFGLFPLLYTAFVSLYRVELQTSGEMEWRGIANYTALFTDEYFWISLRNTFTIGVLSTVPQLAMALGLAHLLNYKLRGRTFIRTAILLPYATSVAAATLVFAQLFGRDFGLINYAIGLVGLDPVDWQTGTVASQIAVSSIVVWRWTGYNALIYLAGMQSIPHELYEAAEMDGASRWRQFIHVTLPGLRPTIIFTVIISTIGATQLFGEPLLFEGSISGGISHQYQTLGLYMYEQGWGFFHLGRAAAIAWVMFVLIVVLVGANALIARRRARKEAGR, from the coding sequence GTGTCCCTCACCGCCACCGCGAAGGCCGGGCCCCCCAGCCCCGCCGGAACCGGGCCCGGTCCCGACGACGGACGGGCCGCCACGCTCCGGCGTACCTGGCGCAAGGCATCCCCGTACGCCTACATCGCCCCCTTCTTCACCCTGTTCCTCGCTTTCGGGCTCTTCCCCCTCCTCTACACCGCGTTCGTCTCCCTCTACCGGGTCGAGCTCCAGACGAGCGGCGAGATGGAGTGGCGGGGGATCGCCAACTACACGGCGCTGTTCACCGACGAGTACTTCTGGATCTCGCTGCGCAACACATTCACCATCGGCGTGCTGTCGACGGTCCCGCAGCTGGCGATGGCGCTGGGTCTGGCCCACCTGCTCAACTACAAACTCCGCGGCCGGACGTTCATCAGGACCGCGATCCTGCTCCCGTACGCGACGTCCGTCGCCGCCGCCACACTCGTCTTCGCGCAGCTCTTCGGCAGGGACTTCGGGCTGATCAACTACGCGATCGGGCTGGTCGGCCTCGACCCGGTGGACTGGCAGACGGGCACGGTCGCCTCGCAGATCGCGGTGTCCAGCATCGTGGTCTGGCGGTGGACGGGGTACAACGCGCTGATCTACCTGGCGGGCATGCAGTCGATCCCGCACGAGCTGTACGAGGCGGCGGAGATGGACGGGGCCTCGCGCTGGCGCCAGTTCATCCACGTAACGCTTCCCGGCCTCCGCCCCACGATCATCTTCACCGTGATCATCTCCACGATCGGGGCCACTCAGCTCTTCGGTGAGCCGCTGCTGTTCGAGGGGTCGATCTCGGGCGGGATCTCCCACCAGTACCAGACGCTCGGCCTGTACATGTACGAACAGGGCTGGGGCTTCTTCCACCTGGGCCGGGCCGCGGCCATCGCCTGGGTGATGTTCGTCCTGATCGTGGTGCTCGTCGGGGCCAACGCCCTGATCGCGCGCCGCCGCGCACGCAAGGAGGCCGGCCGATGA
- a CDS encoding ABC transporter substrate-binding protein, which yields MPIARAAKRATARLGAVVLAGALLAACGSSDSPDSADGAGGKVTLTVDLFGSFGFKEAGLYEEYEKLNPGVKIKQSDTQDEADYWKSLQTRLAGGGGLADVQGVEVGRIASVTQQQSDKFQDLKEFGADRLKGEFAEAKWSAATTKDGKILGLGTDVGPEAMCYRTDLFEQAGLPTDREELAKRWATWDGYLELGKEYKKKAPAKSAWLDSVGSLYGIMIGQEEERYYDASGELIYDRNPAVKEAWDTSVEAAEAGLSAKLDQWSPQWNQAFSAGSFATIPCPAWMLGYVKGQAGDGGKGKWDIAKLPGGAGNWGGSYLSIPRAAKHKKEAYALIKWLTAPEQQAKVFQKQGNFPSSTGAIETIADAKDEYFSGAPIGRIFGDAAKESPVQVLGVHDQNVMQQITNALSEVERKGVSSDKAWQTARKGVDNVIG from the coding sequence ATGCCCATCGCCCGAGCCGCCAAGAGAGCCACTGCCCGCCTCGGCGCGGTCGTCCTCGCCGGGGCGCTCCTCGCCGCCTGCGGGTCCAGCGACTCGCCGGACTCCGCCGACGGCGCGGGCGGAAAGGTCACGCTCACCGTCGACCTCTTCGGATCGTTCGGCTTCAAGGAGGCCGGGCTGTACGAGGAGTACGAGAAGCTCAACCCGGGCGTGAAGATCAAGCAGAGCGACACCCAGGACGAGGCGGACTACTGGAAGTCGCTCCAGACCCGCCTCGCGGGCGGCGGCGGTCTCGCGGACGTGCAGGGCGTCGAGGTGGGCCGGATCGCCTCCGTCACCCAGCAGCAGTCCGACAAGTTCCAGGACCTGAAGGAGTTCGGGGCCGACCGGCTCAAGGGCGAGTTCGCCGAGGCCAAGTGGTCGGCGGCGACCACGAAGGACGGCAAGATCCTCGGCCTCGGCACGGACGTCGGCCCCGAGGCGATGTGCTACCGCACCGACCTCTTCGAGCAGGCCGGGCTGCCCACGGACCGCGAGGAGCTCGCGAAGAGGTGGGCCACCTGGGACGGCTACCTGGAGCTGGGCAAGGAGTACAAGAAGAAGGCCCCCGCCAAGAGCGCCTGGCTGGACAGTGTCGGCTCGCTCTACGGAATCATGATCGGCCAGGAGGAGGAGCGGTACTACGACGCTTCCGGCGAGCTGATCTACGACAGGAACCCGGCGGTCAAGGAGGCCTGGGACACCTCGGTGGAGGCGGCCGAGGCGGGCCTGAGCGCCAAGCTCGACCAGTGGTCCCCGCAGTGGAACCAGGCGTTCTCGGCCGGTTCGTTCGCCACGATCCCCTGCCCTGCCTGGATGCTCGGCTACGTCAAGGGCCAGGCCGGTGACGGCGGCAAGGGCAAGTGGGACATCGCCAAGCTGCCCGGCGGCGCGGGCAACTGGGGCGGCTCGTACCTGTCGATCCCGCGTGCGGCCAAGCACAAGAAGGAGGCGTACGCGCTCATCAAGTGGCTGACCGCCCCCGAGCAGCAGGCGAAGGTCTTCCAGAAGCAGGGCAACTTCCCGTCCTCGACGGGCGCCATCGAGACGATCGCGGACGCGAAGGACGAGTACTTCTCGGGCGCTCCGATCGGCCGGATCTTCGGTGACGCGGCGAAGGAGTCCCCGGTACAGGTGCTGGGTGTGCACGACCAGAACGTGATGCAGCAGATCACGAACGCGCTGAGCGAGGTCGAGCGCAAGGGAGTCTCGTCGGACAAGGCGTGGCAGACGGCGAGGAAGGGTGTGGACAACGTGATCGGCTGA
- a CDS encoding glycosyl hydrolase has translation MIEVLLVRTSLSGLASRGAPRITTRPAAAALLAVAVAAVGLGPAASPAAAATIPAGSGSYTDSRPAGTSGPTTNTGAPVTPKVTAAAKDKPVPTNDWWSSLAFQRYGDNPYSTPMYGHPLTYQATSGGLEVGYPTTPAIVGDGRQYEYAHKADLTVGLSGLNSPDTKADDWSDWTVTPYWADGSRTFRATIGHGMPFVYAKGSGGDARVTTASAPTVFSDQGNVLGITVAGHHYALFAPTGSDWNISGSTITAGLGGKDYFSLAVLPSTDALATYRKYAFSFVTGSRVAWQSTGGDVRATYTLTTEAEEGTERGTLQALYRHQWLHTTDALTPYTYVSPRGTMKVRESASFTTSQRSSGVVPALPATSGVDTARLTGYLNEVANASDPFSGATDTYWTGKALGRLAQLVPVADQIGETATRDKLLGLMKGRLQEWFTAGGASEFSYDKDWKTLTGYPASYGSDTELNDHHFHYSYYVYAAAIIAQYDQAWVADSAWGTMIKHLIRDTANPSRTDAAYPFLRGFDVYAGHSWASGHQGFAAGNNQESSSESINLSAGLVLWGAATGDTALRDLGSYLLTTESEAITQYWFDASQEVFPASFGHDTVGMVWGSGGAYATWWTANPEEIHGINVLPVTGGSLHLAREKAAIKRNIAEMERNNGGPAQEWRDLLWEFEALSDPAAAKAKWDAANGNYAPEAGESKAHTYHWINTLNTVGAPDMTVSGDLPTSAVFSKDGTRTYTAHNHSSSARTVTFSDGKTLSVPARSTATSTGPGGGDPDPGEPGPSTGNTFRLKTGGILTTATTDPAGADTLASAGGVNRDGTPYRPTAYEIKNVDGELAGGAATSFRLRVDAGTTVGLAPQVRVSYDLTGDGTFDRVETFRYFATDPVAGWEEYTQAVGTQAVTGSLGDLRGGTVRLEIWNALGNDTSQVQTGTEAAVLRIPYE, from the coding sequence ATGATCGAGGTGCTGCTCGTGCGAACCTCCCTCTCCGGACTCGCCTCCAGAGGCGCTCCCAGAATCACCACCAGACCCGCTGCGGCGGCACTCCTCGCCGTCGCCGTGGCCGCCGTGGGCCTGGGCCCCGCCGCCTCCCCCGCGGCGGCCGCCACCATCCCCGCCGGTTCCGGCAGCTACACCGACTCCCGCCCCGCCGGCACCTCGGGCCCGACGACCAACACCGGGGCGCCCGTCACCCCCAAGGTCACCGCGGCCGCGAAGGACAAGCCGGTCCCGACCAACGACTGGTGGTCCTCGCTCGCCTTCCAGCGCTACGGCGACAACCCGTACTCCACCCCCATGTACGGCCACCCGCTCACCTACCAGGCGACCTCCGGCGGACTGGAGGTCGGCTACCCGACCACCCCCGCGATCGTCGGCGACGGCAGGCAGTACGAGTACGCCCACAAAGCCGACCTCACCGTCGGCCTGAGCGGCCTGAACTCGCCCGACACCAAGGCCGACGACTGGTCCGACTGGACGGTGACGCCCTACTGGGCGGACGGCTCCCGCACCTTCCGGGCCACCATCGGGCACGGCATGCCCTTCGTATACGCCAAGGGCTCCGGCGGCGACGCCCGCGTCACGACCGCCTCCGCGCCCACGGTCTTCTCCGACCAGGGCAACGTCCTCGGCATCACGGTCGCCGGTCACCACTACGCCCTCTTCGCCCCGACCGGCAGCGACTGGAACATCTCCGGCTCCACGATCACCGCGGGTCTCGGCGGGAAGGACTACTTCTCGCTCGCGGTCCTGCCCTCCACCGACGCGCTCGCCACCTACCGGAAGTACGCGTTCAGTTTCGTCACCGGCTCCCGGGTGGCGTGGCAGTCCACCGGCGGCGACGTGCGGGCGACCTACACGCTCACCACCGAGGCCGAGGAGGGCACCGAGCGCGGCACGCTCCAGGCCCTCTACCGCCACCAGTGGCTGCACACCACCGACGCGCTGACCCCGTACACGTACGTGTCGCCGCGCGGCACGATGAAGGTGCGCGAGTCCGCCTCCTTCACCACCAGCCAGCGCAGCAGCGGCGTGGTGCCCGCGCTGCCCGCGACCAGCGGTGTCGACACGGCGCGGCTGACCGGGTACCTCAACGAGGTCGCGAACGCGTCCGACCCGTTCTCGGGGGCCACGGACACCTACTGGACCGGCAAGGCGCTCGGCCGTCTCGCCCAGCTGGTGCCCGTCGCCGACCAGATCGGCGAGACCGCCACCCGCGACAAGCTCCTCGGCCTGATGAAGGGCCGACTCCAGGAGTGGTTCACGGCGGGCGGGGCCAGCGAGTTCAGCTACGACAAGGACTGGAAGACCCTCACCGGCTACCCGGCCTCGTACGGCAGCGACACCGAGCTCAACGACCACCACTTCCACTACAGCTACTACGTCTACGCGGCGGCGATCATCGCCCAGTACGACCAGGCCTGGGTCGCCGACTCGGCCTGGGGCACGATGATCAAGCACCTGATCCGCGACACCGCCAACCCCAGCCGCACCGACGCCGCCTACCCCTTCCTGCGCGGCTTCGACGTGTACGCGGGCCACAGCTGGGCCTCCGGCCACCAGGGCTTCGCGGCGGGCAACAACCAGGAGTCCTCGTCGGAGTCCATCAACCTCAGCGCGGGACTCGTCCTCTGGGGCGCGGCGACCGGCGACACCGCCCTGCGCGACCTCGGCAGCTACCTGCTGACGACGGAGTCGGAGGCGATCACCCAGTACTGGTTCGACGCCTCGCAGGAGGTCTTCCCCGCCTCCTTCGGCCACGACACCGTCGGCATGGTCTGGGGCAGCGGCGGCGCTTACGCCACCTGGTGGACCGCGAACCCGGAGGAGATCCACGGCATCAACGTCCTTCCGGTCACCGGTGGTTCACTGCACCTGGCCCGCGAGAAGGCGGCGATCAAGCGGAACATCGCCGAGATGGAACGGAACAACGGCGGCCCGGCCCAGGAGTGGCGTGACCTGCTCTGGGAGTTCGAGGCACTGTCCGACCCGGCCGCGGCGAAGGCCAAGTGGGACGCCGCGAACGGGAACTACGCACCGGAGGCGGGTGAGTCCAAGGCGCACACCTACCACTGGATCAACACCCTGAACACGGTCGGCGCCCCGGACATGACCGTCAGCGGCGACCTGCCCACCTCCGCCGTCTTCTCGAAGGACGGCACCCGCACCTACACCGCGCACAACCACAGCTCCTCCGCACGTACGGTGACCTTCTCCGACGGCAAGACCCTGTCCGTACCGGCCCGCTCCACGGCCACGAGCACGGGCCCCGGCGGCGGAGACCCGGACCCGGGGGAGCCCGGCCCGTCCACCGGCAACACCTTCCGGCTCAAGACCGGCGGCATCCTCACCACCGCCACCACCGACCCGGCGGGCGCGGACACCCTGGCCTCGGCCGGCGGCGTCAACCGGGACGGCACGCCGTACCGCCCCACGGCCTACGAGATCAAGAACGTCGACGGCGAACTCGCCGGCGGGGCCGCCACGTCCTTCCGCCTCCGGGTCGACGCGGGCACGACGGTCGGGCTCGCCCCGCAGGTCCGGGTCAGCTACGACCTGACCGGCGACGGCACGTTCGACCGGGTGGAGACCTTCCGCTACTTCGCGACCGACCCGGTCGCGGGCTGGGAGGAGTACACCCAGGCGGTCGGCACCCAGGCCGTCACGGGCAGCCTGGGCGACCTCAGGGGCGGCACGGTCCGCCTGGAGATCTGGAACGCGCTCGGCAACGACACGTCGCAGGTTCAGACGGGGACGGAAGCGGCGGTGCTGAGGATTCCGTACGAGTAA
- a CDS encoding LacI family DNA-binding transcriptional regulator has product MPEQSPGSRPTLEAVAARAGVSRATASRVVNGGDGVRKPLVDKVLRAVEELGYIPNHAARTLVTRRTGAVAVVIAEPETRFFSDPFFSQQIRGISKELTAHDTQLVLLLVEGPGDFDRIARYLSGGHVDGALAFSLHTDDPVPAITRRAGIPAVYGGRPGWTADPGDQAVPYVDADNRGGARLAVRYLKDLGRERIAHIGGPADQTSAMDRLDGYRDVLLDVDPTLVAEGAFTVESGARAMAELLERRPDLDAVFVANDLMASGALRVLRERGISVPEQVALVGFDDMESVAEQTDPPLTTVSQEIEAQGRLMARLLLRALDRDRTGSGDVPESVITPTTLVRRASA; this is encoded by the coding sequence TTGCCCGAGCAGTCTCCCGGGTCCCGGCCCACCCTGGAAGCCGTCGCGGCGCGTGCGGGGGTTTCCCGGGCCACCGCCTCGCGGGTCGTCAACGGGGGCGACGGCGTCCGCAAGCCCCTGGTGGACAAGGTGCTCCGGGCGGTCGAGGAGCTCGGGTACATCCCGAACCACGCCGCGCGGACCCTCGTCACGCGTCGGACCGGGGCCGTGGCGGTCGTCATCGCGGAGCCGGAGACGCGGTTCTTCTCGGACCCCTTCTTCTCGCAGCAGATCAGGGGCATCAGCAAGGAGCTCACCGCCCACGACACCCAGCTCGTCCTGCTGCTGGTGGAGGGGCCCGGGGACTTCGACCGGATCGCCCGGTATCTGTCCGGCGGGCACGTGGACGGGGCGCTCGCGTTCTCGCTGCACACCGACGACCCGGTGCCCGCGATCACCCGGCGGGCCGGCATCCCGGCGGTGTACGGCGGGCGACCCGGCTGGACCGCCGACCCGGGTGACCAGGCCGTCCCGTATGTCGACGCGGACAACCGGGGCGGGGCGCGGCTGGCCGTGCGGTATCTGAAGGACCTCGGGCGGGAGCGCATCGCGCACATCGGCGGGCCCGCCGACCAGACCTCGGCGATGGACCGGCTGGACGGTTATCGGGACGTGCTGCTGGACGTGGACCCGACGCTCGTCGCCGAGGGGGCGTTCACCGTGGAGAGCGGGGCGCGGGCGATGGCCGAGCTGCTGGAGAGGCGGCCCGACCTGGACGCGGTGTTCGTCGCCAACGACCTGATGGCCTCCGGCGCGTTGCGGGTGCTGCGCGAGCGCGGGATCTCGGTGCCGGAGCAGGTGGCGCTGGTGGGGTTCGACGACATGGAATCGGTTGCCGAGCAGACCGATCCACCGCTGACCACCGTCAGCCAGGAGATCGAGGCGCAGGGGCGGCTGATGGCCCGGCTGCTGCTGCGCGCGCTGGACCGGGACCGTACGGGCAGCGGCGATGTCCCCGAGTCGGTGATCACACCGACCACGCTCGTGCGACGGGCCTCCGCCTGA
- a CDS encoding DUF397 domain-containing protein — MKLSSSDYDLSTATWQKSSYSGGDGGNCVEVATWHKSSYSGGSGGNCLEVGTWRKSTHSGGDGGDCLEVLDGVPDLVPVRDSKVTDGPALLFRTAAWSSFIADLKQG, encoded by the coding sequence ATGAAGCTCAGCAGCTCTGACTACGACCTGTCGACGGCGACCTGGCAGAAGTCGTCGTACAGCGGCGGCGACGGCGGCAACTGTGTAGAGGTCGCCACCTGGCACAAGTCGTCCTACAGCGGAGGCAGCGGGGGCAACTGCCTCGAAGTCGGCACCTGGCGCAAGTCCACCCACAGCGGCGGCGACGGCGGTGACTGCCTCGAAGTCCTCGACGGCGTCCCCGACCTCGTCCCCGTCCGCGACTCCAAGGTCACCGACGGCCCCGCCCTCCTCTTCCGTACCGCCGCCTGGAGCTCCTTCATCGCGGACCTCAAGCAGGGCTGA
- a CDS encoding helix-turn-helix domain-containing protein — MPGPKELDPSSSPRALLGAELRHRREAAGLSQTELGAPLFVSGSFIGQLESGVRRMQMDQAVKLDEILDTGGFFTRNCAALKKSKYPDHFAEAAEAEARAEVIKQYSPQLIPGLLQTEAYARAVFHAYQPTAVDSVIHDLVVGRLERTQLLAHPTKPLLWAVLDEATLRRTVGGPAVMAEALRHLATLIRQRRVIVQVLPFSAGAHAALTGPLKLMAFADEPPLAYVDGLGVGQLKDDPATVRQYELTYDLLVASALSPAASLDWIESAAKEYDDEAQQL; from the coding sequence TTGCCTGGTCCGAAAGAACTCGACCCTTCTTCGTCACCGAGGGCTCTGCTGGGGGCGGAGTTACGCCACCGGAGAGAGGCGGCCGGTCTCTCCCAGACCGAGCTGGGGGCCCCGCTCTTCGTCAGCGGCTCGTTCATCGGTCAGCTGGAGTCCGGCGTCCGCCGCATGCAGATGGACCAGGCCGTGAAGCTGGACGAGATCCTCGACACGGGCGGCTTCTTCACCCGCAACTGCGCGGCCCTGAAGAAGTCGAAGTACCCGGACCACTTCGCGGAGGCGGCGGAGGCGGAGGCCCGGGCGGAGGTCATCAAGCAGTACTCCCCTCAGCTGATCCCGGGGCTGCTTCAGACCGAGGCGTACGCGCGGGCGGTGTTCCACGCCTACCAGCCGACCGCCGTCGACAGCGTCATCCACGACTTGGTCGTCGGTCGGCTGGAGCGGACGCAGCTGCTGGCCCATCCAACGAAGCCCTTGTTGTGGGCCGTCCTCGACGAGGCAACGCTGCGGCGCACGGTGGGCGGCCCCGCCGTGATGGCGGAAGCTCTTCGGCACCTCGCGACACTGATCAGGCAGCGGCGGGTCATCGTGCAGGTGCTGCCGTTCTCGGCCGGGGCGCATGCTGCCCTGACCGGCCCGCTCAAGCTCATGGCCTTCGCCGACGAACCGCCCCTGGCCTACGTCGACGGCCTGGGCGTCGGGCAGTTGAAGGACGATCCGGCCACTGTTCGCCAGTACGAACTGACCTACGATCTCCTCGTGGCCAGCGCACTCTCACCGGCCGCATCTCTGGACTGGATCGAGTCGGCGGCAAAGGAATACGACGATGAAGCTCAGCAGCTCTGA
- a CDS encoding Uma2 family endonuclease — MTAAFVEDGQASDGHAWDYLLQTWRELDVPEGWRAEIDEGQIVLVPPPHAHHNGIAAKVRRRLYATLPEDLEIYQTLGIHVAPLGKLYVPDLVVMPGELIAAADPETSDPMDASEALLVVEITSKGNAREDRTKKYRAYARAGVPMYLLIDRFDTRGPMATLFTEPSEDGTYKHTDAVPFGKPLVVPPPFDVSLRTGEFPGPAAP; from the coding sequence ATGACCGCAGCGTTCGTCGAGGACGGCCAGGCATCGGATGGGCACGCGTGGGACTACCTGCTGCAGACATGGCGTGAACTGGACGTGCCCGAAGGGTGGCGCGCCGAGATCGACGAGGGGCAGATCGTCTTGGTACCACCGCCGCACGCGCACCACAATGGCATTGCCGCCAAAGTGCGGCGCAGGCTCTACGCGACGTTGCCCGAGGACCTGGAGATCTACCAGACCCTCGGCATCCATGTAGCCCCGCTCGGCAAGCTGTACGTCCCCGACCTGGTGGTGATGCCAGGGGAGCTGATCGCCGCCGCCGATCCCGAGACCAGTGATCCGATGGACGCCTCGGAGGCGTTGCTCGTCGTCGAGATCACGTCGAAGGGCAACGCGCGGGAGGACCGCACCAAGAAGTACCGCGCGTATGCCCGTGCGGGTGTTCCGATGTACCTGCTGATCGACCGGTTCGACACCCGGGGCCCGATGGCCACGCTGTTCACGGAGCCGAGCGAGGACGGTACGTACAAGCACACGGACGCGGTGCCGTTCGGTAAGCCGCTGGTCGTGCCGCCGCCGTTCGACGTCTCGCTCCGGACGGGCGAGTTCCCGGGGCCCGCCGCACCGTAG
- a CDS encoding helix-turn-helix transcriptional regulator — translation MSQLHALGIDHTAEAVYRLMLEEPEYGVAELSAALALPDSGIRAALDQLAELSLLHTSPHAEGTLRPVPPSVGIQLLLSMREGELRRSQQEFADAQVAALTLLRQHAEAEASRTHVEVLTGVEEIRIRLEQLAREATAPLMSFMPGGAQTQATLDASRPLDAALLERGIPMRTLYQASVRNDPTTLGYARWLTSQGAHVRTAAVLPLRMVLFTGRAALLPIDPEDTTRGALQLQGPGILTALAALFEAIWDQADDFGTATDREHDDNGLTGQERQLLRLLAQGHTDTVVARRLGLGVRTTRRMMAELMTRLGAHSRFEAGAEAVRRGWLG, via the coding sequence ATGTCGCAGCTGCACGCGCTCGGAATCGACCACACCGCCGAAGCGGTTTACCGGCTCATGCTGGAAGAGCCGGAGTACGGCGTCGCCGAGCTCTCCGCGGCCCTGGCCCTGCCCGACAGCGGCATACGCGCCGCGCTCGACCAGCTCGCCGAACTGAGCCTGCTGCACACTTCGCCGCACGCGGAAGGCACGCTCCGCCCGGTCCCCCCGTCGGTCGGCATCCAGCTGCTTCTGTCCATGCGCGAGGGAGAACTGCGGCGCTCCCAGCAGGAGTTCGCGGACGCCCAGGTCGCCGCCCTGACCCTGCTGCGCCAGCACGCCGAAGCCGAGGCGAGCCGCACCCACGTCGAAGTCCTCACCGGCGTCGAGGAGATCCGCATCCGCCTGGAACAACTGGCCCGCGAGGCCACGGCACCCCTGATGTCCTTCATGCCCGGCGGCGCGCAGACCCAAGCCACCCTCGACGCCTCCCGCCCCCTGGACGCCGCCCTGCTGGAGCGCGGCATCCCCATGCGCACCCTCTACCAAGCCTCCGTGCGCAACGACCCCACGACCCTGGGCTACGCCCGGTGGCTCACCTCCCAGGGAGCACACGTACGGACCGCCGCGGTACTGCCCCTGCGCATGGTCCTGTTCACCGGGCGCGCCGCCCTGCTGCCCATCGACCCCGAGGACACCACCCGCGGCGCCCTCCAGCTCCAGGGGCCGGGCATCCTCACCGCCCTCGCCGCGCTCTTCGAAGCCATCTGGGACCAGGCGGACGACTTCGGCACCGCCACCGACCGCGAACACGACGACAACGGGCTGACCGGCCAGGAAAGGCAGTTGCTGCGCCTGCTCGCCCAGGGCCACACCGACACCGTCGTCGCACGGCGACTCGGCCTGGGGGTGCGCACCACCCGCCGCATGATGGCCGAACTCATGACCCGCCTGGGCGCCCACTCCCGCTTCGAGGCGGGCGCCGAAGCGGTACGGCGCGGCTGGCTCGGCTGA